In Paeniglutamicibacter kerguelensis, one genomic interval encodes:
- the pheT gene encoding phenylalanine--tRNA ligase subunit beta, with amino-acid sequence MRIPLSWLREFAQVPADATAEDVMAELVKVGLEEEDVHRPADELSGPIVVGQVLSVVKEEQTNGKTINWCQVRVVPEGTEQTLTNEGIDPSGVQGIICGAHNFVEGDKVVVTLPGAVLPGDFKISARKTYGHLSAGMIASSRELGIGDDHDGIIVLSRLGLDPEIGTDAMELLGLYDQAAEINVTPDRSYAFSIRGVAREFAHATGTAYTDPASLVTVDTATGAGYPVNLADTAGIYGKDGCDRFVTRSVTGVDPSLPTPPWMASRLSLAGMRSISLVVDISNYVMLELGQPLHFYDADKLTGEITVRRANPGETLKTLDGKERKLHLEDLLITDGSGAIGIAGVMGGGATEVSDTTTNVLIEAAHFEPISIARSRRRHKLPSEASKRFERGVDWEIADVAAQRAVDLLVELADGTATTLVTDVGTAPEGVVIELPEHFASQLIGVDYTPEQITWALTEIGAQVEAVDGGYKVTAPSWRPDLATKQDLTEEIARLVGYHLIPATLPTAPPGRGLTRVQSQRRRVMAALADSGLTEVLSYPFLSAAQNNTFGAPEAGEVPAVKLSNPLSSEFGFMRTSILPGLLGIARRNHGRGFRDLALYEAGLVFLPGETLGTSSIPPLGVKPSDAELDALYGGLPHQPMHIAAVLTGHDSPVAAAHTPRAYDWADALDVAKLVSDVLGVEVVVSQGAHQAFHPGRTAALSLRNGTPVGYAGELHPKLLAELDLPERTVAMEIDADTLFEASADVIVAKEISAFPISTQDVALVVNSSVVAADVLETLREGAGELLEDIALFDVYSGTGIEDGKKSLAFGLRFRATDRTLTADEASEARAAAVALAAERFAAVQR; translated from the coding sequence ATGCGTATTCCACTTTCATGGCTGCGCGAGTTCGCGCAGGTACCGGCCGATGCAACGGCCGAAGACGTCATGGCAGAACTGGTCAAGGTGGGCCTCGAGGAAGAGGACGTGCACCGTCCCGCCGACGAGCTCTCCGGCCCGATCGTCGTGGGCCAGGTGCTCTCCGTCGTCAAGGAGGAGCAGACCAACGGCAAGACCATCAACTGGTGCCAGGTCCGCGTGGTGCCCGAGGGCACCGAGCAGACCCTGACCAACGAGGGCATCGACCCCTCCGGCGTGCAGGGCATCATCTGCGGTGCGCACAACTTCGTGGAGGGTGACAAGGTCGTCGTCACGCTTCCCGGCGCCGTGCTGCCGGGCGACTTCAAGATCAGCGCCCGCAAGACCTACGGCCACCTCTCGGCCGGCATGATCGCCTCCTCCCGCGAGCTGGGCATCGGCGACGACCACGACGGCATCATCGTGCTCTCCCGCCTGGGCCTTGACCCGGAGATCGGCACCGACGCGATGGAGCTGCTGGGTCTCTACGACCAGGCCGCGGAAATCAACGTCACCCCGGACCGCTCCTACGCGTTCTCGATCCGCGGCGTGGCCCGCGAATTCGCACACGCCACCGGCACCGCATACACCGACCCGGCCTCGCTGGTCACGGTGGACACGGCAACCGGCGCCGGATACCCGGTCAACCTGGCGGACACCGCGGGCATCTACGGCAAGGACGGCTGCGACCGCTTTGTCACCCGCAGCGTCACCGGCGTGGACCCCTCGCTGCCGACCCCGCCGTGGATGGCCAGCCGACTGAGCCTTGCGGGCATGCGTTCGATCTCGCTGGTCGTCGACATCTCCAACTACGTCATGCTTGAGCTCGGCCAGCCGCTGCACTTCTACGACGCGGACAAGCTCACCGGCGAGATCACGGTGCGCCGCGCCAACCCGGGGGAGACCCTGAAGACCCTGGACGGCAAGGAGCGCAAGCTGCACCTCGAGGACCTGCTGATCACCGACGGCTCCGGCGCCATCGGCATCGCCGGAGTCATGGGCGGCGGGGCCACCGAGGTCTCGGACACCACGACCAACGTGCTGATCGAGGCCGCGCACTTCGAGCCGATCTCGATCGCCCGCTCGCGCCGCCGCCACAAGTTGCCCTCCGAGGCGTCCAAGCGCTTCGAGCGCGGCGTGGACTGGGAGATCGCCGACGTGGCGGCCCAGCGCGCCGTGGACCTGCTGGTCGAGCTGGCCGACGGCACCGCCACCACGCTTGTCACCGACGTGGGAACCGCGCCGGAAGGCGTTGTCATCGAGCTGCCGGAGCACTTCGCCTCGCAGCTGATCGGCGTGGACTACACCCCGGAGCAGATCACCTGGGCGCTGACCGAAATCGGTGCGCAGGTCGAGGCCGTCGACGGCGGCTACAAGGTGACGGCCCCGTCGTGGCGCCCGGACCTTGCCACCAAGCAGGACCTGACCGAGGAAATCGCGCGTCTGGTGGGCTACCACCTGATCCCGGCGACGCTTCCGACGGCTCCTCCGGGCCGCGGCCTGACCCGCGTCCAATCCCAGCGCCGCCGCGTCATGGCTGCACTGGCCGATTCGGGCCTCACCGAGGTGCTGTCCTACCCGTTCCTTTCCGCGGCGCAGAACAACACTTTCGGCGCCCCGGAAGCCGGCGAGGTTCCGGCCGTGAAGCTGTCCAACCCGCTCTCCAGCGAGTTCGGATTCATGCGGACCTCGATCCTGCCGGGCCTGCTGGGCATCGCCCGCCGCAACCACGGACGCGGCTTCCGCGACCTGGCCCTCTACGAGGCTGGGCTGGTGTTCCTGCCGGGAGAGACCTTGGGCACCTCCTCGATCCCGCCGCTGGGCGTCAAGCCCTCCGACGCGGAACTGGATGCCCTCTACGGCGGCCTGCCGCACCAGCCGATGCACATCGCCGCGGTGCTGACCGGGCACGATTCGCCGGTTGCGGCCGCGCACACCCCGCGCGCCTACGACTGGGCTGACGCGCTGGATGTCGCCAAGCTCGTTTCCGACGTGCTGGGCGTGGAGGTTGTCGTCTCGCAGGGAGCCCACCAGGCGTTCCACCCGGGTCGCACCGCGGCGCTCTCGCTGCGCAACGGCACCCCGGTCGGCTACGCCGGCGAGTTGCACCCGAAGCTGCTGGCCGAGCTGGACCTGCCGGAGCGCACCGTCGCCATGGAAATCGACGCGGATACGCTCTTCGAGGCATCCGCCGACGTGATCGTCGCCAAGGAAATCTCCGCCTTCCCGATCTCCACCCAGGACGTCGCCCTGGTGGTCAACTCCTCCGTGGTCGCCGCGGACGTGTTGGAGACCCTGCGCGAGGGCGCCGGTGAACTCCTGGAAGACATCGCGCTCTTCGACGTGTACTCGGGCACCGGCATCGAGGACGGAAAGAAGTCGCTGGCCTTCGGCCTGCGTTTCCGTGCCACAGACCGCACGTTGACCGCTGACGAGGCCTCGGAGGCGCGTGCCGCCGCCGTGGCCCTGGCTGCCGAGCGATTCGCGGCCGTGCAGCGCTAG